The Nitrospirota bacterium genome includes a region encoding these proteins:
- a CDS encoding ComF family protein, with product MKMLSNLLNTIYPATCKNCKNIVSADAATAYFCKACWQDIGWFNGPCCPKCGLPYTSPYPDTDNKLYCGQSTANYPCGNCREKPPPFDMAVSAGRYSGALAEAVKLFKYKKKIHLGKRLTEEALKSSSIDGILRSFQAAYPPHTVWGCPAIRLDSLSAQTMIVPVPLHLKRLREREFNQSAIIGSVIGKRYGIPVAANTLMRHRNTRPQVELDAKERKENVTGAFCVEDRTLIEGRKIILVDDVYTSGSTLNECTRVLKRNGADKVYVITIARMTG from the coding sequence ATGAAGATGCTATCTAACTTACTAAACACAATATATCCGGCAACATGTAAAAACTGCAAAAACATAGTGTCCGCAGATGCAGCTACAGCATATTTCTGTAAGGCCTGCTGGCAGGATATCGGGTGGTTTAACGGTCCATGCTGTCCTAAGTGCGGACTACCATATACTTCTCCCTATCCTGACACTGACAACAAATTATATTGCGGACAATCTACTGCCAATTACCCCTGCGGAAACTGCCGTGAAAAGCCTCCGCCTTTTGATATGGCCGTCTCAGCCGGCCGTTATTCCGGCGCACTGGCTGAGGCCGTCAAGCTCTTTAAGTATAAAAAGAAGATACACCTGGGAAAAAGATTGACTGAGGAGGCGCTAAAATCTTCTTCAATTGATGGCATCCTGCGGTCTTTTCAGGCCGCCTACCCTCCGCACACTGTGTGGGGCTGTCCTGCTATCCGTTTAGATTCTTTGTCTGCACAAACCATGATAGTCCCGGTACCACTGCATCTTAAGCGTCTCAGGGAACGTGAGTTTAACCAGTCAGCAATAATAGGCTCGGTAATTGGAAAAAGATATGGGATACCGGTTGCAGCAAACACACTTATGCGACATCGCAATACAAGACCTCAGGTTGAACTCGACGCTAAGGAAAGGAAAGAAAACGTAACAGGCGCATTCTGTGTCGAAGACAGGACATTGATTGAAGGCAGAAAAATCATCCTTGTTGATGACGTGTACACGTCAGGGTCAACATTGAACGAGTGCACAAGGGTGCTGAAAAGGAACGGGGCTGATAAGGTATATGTAATCACAATTGCCCGTATGACAGGGTAA
- a CDS encoding DUF1844 domain-containing protein gives MQDEEQFTIRDKRRFREGGEETGAPKEEEAQKEVHADAGTHEQAYSIPAEINFAAFIFSLGRSAFIHLGEEPDPVSGEKRVSLQLAKETIDIISMLEEKTKGNLTQEEGQLIKNLLYALRMRYVEIASRG, from the coding sequence ATGCAGGACGAAGAGCAATTTACCATAAGGGATAAAAGGCGGTTCAGGGAGGGTGGAGAAGAGACCGGTGCCCCAAAAGAGGAAGAGGCTCAGAAAGAGGTTCATGCAGATGCCGGAACTCACGAGCAGGCATATTCAATTCCCGCAGAGATAAATTTTGCAGCATTCATCTTTTCCCTTGGAAGGTCAGCCTTCATACATCTTGGAGAAGAGCCGGATCCTGTCAGCGGGGAAAAGAGGGTATCCCTTCAACTGGCAAAAGAGACGATTGATATAATCTCGATGCTCGAAGAAAAGACAAAAGGAAACCTGACCCAGGAAGAGGGGCAATTGATTAAGAACCTGTTGTATGCCCTGAGGATGAGGTATGTCGAAATAGCCTCCAGGGGTTGA